Proteins found in one Solitalea lacus genomic segment:
- the metH gene encoding methionine synthase — MADIKELLKNRILVLDGAMGTMIQRYKLQEEDFRGERFKNHPSDLKGNNDLLSITRPDVIKAIHREYLEAGADIIETNTFSGTSIAMADYHMEDLVYELNYESAKIAKEVTTEFNTVNPENPRFVAGAIGPTNRTASLSPDVNDPGYRAITFDQLVEAYTEQVRGLVDGGADILLVETIFDTLNAKAALFAIDQYFETNNIKLPIMVSGTITDASGRTLSGQTAEAFLISLSNFDLLSIGFNCALGAKDMRPYLEELAEKAPFFIGAYPNAGLPNQFGEYDETPEQMLSQIRDFLSSGFVNIIGGCCGTTPDHIRAIAEEAKKHNPRQLKQPLSYLRLSGLEPIVITPETNFVNIGERTNITGSPKFAKLILAGDYEAALAVARQQVEGGAQVIDVNMDEGMLDSEAAMVKFLNLLASEPDIAKLPIMIDSSKWSVIEAGLKCLQGKGIVNSISLKEGEEKFKEYARKIKRYGAATVVMAFDEQGQADSYKRRIEICERSYRILVDEIGFAPQDIIFDPNILTVATGLEEHNNYAVDFIEATRWIKQNLPLAKVSGGVSNISFSFRGNNTVREAMHSAFLYHAIKAGLDMGIVNAGMLEVYQEIPKDLLELVEDVLLNRRDDATERLVSFAETVKAKGKTIVKDEEWRKEPVEKRLSHALVKGIIEYLDEDVEEARQQYPRPLQVIEGPLMDGMNVVGDLFGSGKMFLPQVVKSARVMKKAVAYLLPYIEAEKILLQESGNASEETQRSGAGKILLATVKGDVHDIGKNIVGVVLACNNYQIIDLGVMVSCQQILETARKENVDIIGLSGLITPSLDEMVYVAKEMEREGFNIPLLIGGATTSRVHTAVKISPNYNGPVVHVLDASRSVPVAGSLLNDEQKGNFMAGITKEYDQLRDFHLNKKSTKTFVPIEVARERRLQLNWDGYQPKKPSFIGTKVFSDFNLADLVNYIDWTPFFHTWELYGSYPKILKDEVVGIEAKKLFDDAQVLLQRIVNEKLLTARGVIGFWPANSIGHDDIELYKDESRKEKLTTIHTLRQQIEKAQNIPYFALADFIAPKETEIEDYWGGFAVTTGIGLDQLVEEFESQYDDYNSIMAKALADRLAEAFAERMHELVRKEYWGYDASEQFNNEELIEERYKGIRPAPGYPACPDHTEKTTLFDILDAQANTGIFLTESLAMYPTAAVSGFYFSHPDSKYFGLGKIQKDQIEDYAIRKNMSIEEAEKWMAPNLAY; from the coding sequence ATGGCAGATATTAAAGAACTACTAAAAAACCGGATTTTGGTGCTCGATGGAGCCATGGGAACAATGATTCAGCGTTATAAGTTGCAAGAAGAAGATTTCCGAGGCGAAAGATTTAAAAACCATCCTTCCGACCTTAAAGGTAATAATGACCTATTGAGCATTACACGGCCGGATGTTATTAAAGCTATTCATCGCGAGTACCTAGAGGCTGGAGCAGATATTATTGAAACTAATACATTTAGTGGCACTAGTATAGCTATGGCTGATTATCACATGGAAGATTTGGTATATGAACTAAATTATGAATCAGCCAAAATTGCAAAGGAAGTAACCACTGAATTCAATACTGTAAACCCAGAAAATCCGCGTTTTGTAGCCGGCGCCATCGGTCCAACGAACCGTACAGCATCTTTATCTCCAGATGTTAACGACCCTGGATATCGAGCCATAACTTTCGACCAGTTGGTTGAAGCCTATACAGAACAAGTAAGAGGGTTGGTTGATGGTGGAGCTGACATTCTTTTGGTAGAAACCATATTTGATACACTTAATGCCAAAGCGGCTTTATTTGCGATTGATCAATATTTTGAAACCAATAATATTAAACTACCGATCATGGTTTCGGGAACTATTACCGATGCCAGTGGTAGAACCCTCTCAGGGCAAACAGCTGAAGCATTTCTGATATCGCTATCAAATTTTGACTTGCTATCTATCGGTTTTAACTGTGCTTTGGGAGCCAAAGATATGCGCCCATACCTGGAAGAACTTGCGGAGAAAGCGCCATTTTTTATCGGAGCTTATCCAAATGCCGGCTTGCCCAATCAGTTTGGAGAGTACGACGAAACTCCTGAACAAATGCTTAGCCAAATTCGCGATTTCTTATCGAGCGGCTTTGTAAACATTATTGGTGGTTGCTGTGGAACTACTCCTGACCATATTCGAGCTATAGCAGAAGAAGCGAAAAAACACAACCCTCGCCAGCTTAAGCAGCCGTTGTCTTATTTACGCCTAAGTGGTCTGGAGCCAATAGTCATAACTCCTGAAACCAATTTTGTAAACATAGGTGAGCGAACCAACATTACAGGCTCTCCCAAGTTTGCTAAGCTGATCTTAGCAGGCGACTATGAAGCAGCCCTGGCTGTTGCCCGCCAGCAGGTTGAGGGCGGCGCTCAAGTGATTGATGTGAACATGGACGAAGGCATGCTGGATTCAGAAGCGGCTATGGTTAAATTCCTGAATTTATTAGCTTCTGAACCTGATATTGCCAAATTGCCAATTATGATCGACTCTTCTAAATGGAGTGTGATCGAAGCTGGTTTAAAATGCCTGCAAGGGAAAGGCATTGTCAACTCTATTTCACTAAAAGAGGGAGAAGAAAAGTTCAAAGAGTATGCTCGCAAAATAAAACGCTACGGAGCCGCAACTGTGGTAATGGCCTTCGATGAGCAGGGACAGGCAGACTCTTATAAACGTCGTATAGAAATTTGTGAACGTTCTTACAGAATCTTAGTTGATGAAATTGGTTTTGCACCACAAGACATCATCTTCGATCCCAATATTTTAACAGTTGCCACAGGGTTAGAAGAGCACAATAACTATGCAGTAGACTTCATTGAAGCTACCCGATGGATAAAACAAAATTTGCCATTAGCCAAGGTAAGTGGTGGCGTAAGTAATATTTCGTTTTCTTTCCGCGGAAACAATACCGTTCGCGAAGCAATGCACTCTGCCTTTTTATATCATGCAATAAAGGCAGGCTTAGACATGGGGATTGTCAATGCCGGAATGCTGGAGGTTTATCAGGAAATTCCCAAAGACTTGCTTGAACTGGTAGAGGATGTTCTTCTAAACAGAAGAGATGACGCTACTGAACGATTAGTAAGTTTTGCTGAAACAGTTAAAGCAAAAGGTAAAACTATTGTTAAAGACGAAGAATGGCGTAAAGAGCCGGTTGAGAAACGCTTAAGCCATGCTTTAGTCAAAGGAATTATTGAATACCTGGATGAGGATGTTGAAGAAGCTCGCCAGCAATACCCCCGCCCACTACAAGTAATTGAAGGACCATTAATGGATGGAATGAACGTTGTAGGCGACTTGTTTGGATCAGGAAAGATGTTCTTGCCGCAAGTAGTAAAATCAGCCAGAGTAATGAAAAAGGCTGTTGCTTATTTACTGCCATATATTGAGGCTGAGAAAATATTACTTCAGGAAAGCGGGAATGCTTCGGAAGAAACACAGCGATCTGGAGCAGGAAAAATTCTCCTTGCCACTGTAAAAGGCGACGTTCATGATATCGGAAAAAATATTGTGGGAGTGGTATTGGCATGTAATAATTACCAAATCATTGATTTAGGTGTTATGGTTTCATGCCAACAGATCTTGGAAACTGCACGCAAAGAGAACGTTGATATTATTGGATTAAGCGGCCTGATCACCCCTTCGCTGGATGAAATGGTTTACGTTGCCAAAGAAATGGAACGGGAAGGCTTTAATATTCCATTATTGATCGGTGGTGCCACTACCTCAAGAGTACATACAGCAGTCAAAATCTCTCCAAATTATAACGGCCCTGTGGTGCATGTATTAGATGCATCGCGCTCTGTTCCTGTTGCTGGAAGTTTATTGAATGATGAACAGAAAGGAAATTTCATGGCTGGCATAACCAAAGAATATGATCAGTTAAGAGATTTCCATTTGAATAAAAAGTCAACTAAAACATTTGTGCCAATTGAAGTGGCTCGTGAACGAAGACTACAACTGAATTGGGACGGCTATCAGCCTAAGAAGCCTTCATTTATTGGAACAAAGGTCTTTAGCGACTTTAACTTAGCTGATCTAGTAAACTATATCGACTGGACTCCATTTTTCCATACTTGGGAATTATATGGTAGTTATCCTAAAATTTTGAAGGATGAAGTGGTTGGTATTGAAGCTAAAAAACTTTTTGATGATGCTCAGGTGCTACTGCAGCGCATTGTTAATGAAAAGTTGCTTACTGCTCGCGGCGTAATTGGCTTTTGGCCGGCAAACTCTATTGGGCATGACGATATTGAATTGTATAAAGATGAATCCCGTAAGGAAAAATTAACAACTATACACACATTACGTCAGCAAATAGAAAAGGCTCAGAACATTCCGTATTTCGCATTAGCCGACTTTATCGCACCAAAGGAAACCGAAATTGAAGATTATTGGGGTGGATTTGCAGTAACAACGGGAATCGGTTTAGATCAATTGGTAGAGGAATTTGAAAGCCAATACGACGACTATAACAGCATCATGGCCAAAGCACTTGCGGATCGTTTGGCAGAAGCATTTGCCGAACGAATGCACGAGCTGGTACGTAAAGAATATTGGGGATACGATGCTAGTGAACAGTTCAACAACGAAGAATTGATTGAAGAACGTTATAAAGGTATTCGTCCGGCTCCAGGGTATCCAGCTTGCCCAGATCATACAGAGAAAACCACCTTGTTTGATATTTTGGATGCACAAGCCAACACTGGAATTTTTTTAACGGAAAGCTTAGCAATGTATCCGACTGCGGCTGTAAGTGGATTTTATTTCTCGCACCCTGATTCAAAGTATTTTGGATTAGGTAAAATTCAAAAAGACCAGATTGAAGATTATGCAATCAGGAAAAATATGAGCATCGAAGAGGCAGAGAAATGGATGGCTCCGAATTTAGCTTATTAG
- the metF gene encoding methylenetetrahydrofolate reductase [NAD(P)H], with amino-acid sequence MKITEHIQNAKKPLFSFELLPPMKGQSIDQIFEAIEPLMEFEPPFIDVTYHREDFIYKKQPNGLLEKVSTRKRPGTVSICAAIQFKYKVDAVPHLICGGFTKEDTENALIELKFLGIDNVLVLRGDARKEDGGFIPETGGHSYASELIEQVINLNNGKFLHEEYSGPNGTDFCIGVAGYPEKHFEAPNLKTDLRYLKMKVDMGAEYIVTQMFFDNEKYEKFVTLCRENGINVPIIPGLKPLTTKKQLTLLPKVFSIDIPEELADAVADCKTDKEVREVGIEWCIQQSKGLIDLGAPCLHYYTMGKSDTIRRIGKAVF; translated from the coding sequence ATGAAAATAACCGAACATATACAAAACGCGAAGAAACCACTCTTCTCTTTTGAGTTGTTGCCACCAATGAAAGGTCAAAGCATCGATCAAATTTTTGAGGCGATTGAACCGCTTATGGAATTTGAACCACCTTTTATTGATGTAACCTATCATCGTGAAGATTTCATCTATAAAAAGCAACCAAACGGGCTACTAGAAAAGGTATCTACCAGAAAACGTCCCGGAACGGTTAGTATTTGTGCTGCTATTCAATTTAAATATAAGGTTGATGCTGTACCGCATTTAATATGTGGTGGTTTTACCAAGGAGGACACTGAAAATGCGCTTATTGAGCTTAAGTTTTTAGGCATTGATAACGTTTTGGTACTTCGTGGTGATGCCCGCAAAGAAGATGGTGGTTTTATTCCTGAAACAGGAGGGCACTCCTATGCCTCTGAATTAATTGAGCAAGTTATTAACTTAAACAATGGTAAATTCTTGCATGAAGAATACAGCGGCCCGAATGGAACAGATTTTTGCATCGGTGTTGCTGGTTACCCGGAAAAACATTTTGAAGCCCCTAACTTGAAAACGGATTTACGTTATCTTAAAATGAAAGTTGACATGGGCGCAGAATACATTGTGACACAAATGTTTTTTGACAATGAAAAATATGAGAAATTCGTAACTCTTTGTCGTGAAAACGGAATTAATGTTCCAATTATACCTGGATTAAAACCCTTAACGACCAAAAAGCAACTGACTTTACTCCCTAAAGTATTCAGTATCGATATCCCGGAAGAATTAGCCGATGCTGTTGCCGACTGCAAAACCGACAAGGAAGTAAGAGAAGTGGGTATTGAATGGTGTATTCAACAATCAAAGGGTTTAATTGATCTGGGGGCCCCATGCCTGCATTACTATACCATGGGTAAATCAGATACAATAAGAAGAATAGGCAAAGCAGTTTTTTAA
- a CDS encoding RagB/SusD family nutrient uptake outer membrane protein produces the protein MIKINIKRSPIIILAACFFMVVGCGKDFSDPTRVPEDAVFGTLQGLTGAVIGLQRDYTFGRASSLYNSVTSNGFTTKEFFLVNPGNLPEAQLNTGGIAVDGNNTILVGLWSNSNKIIYDANRIIEASQLQSDKGYVSGLIGYSTIFKALALGNMARGWEQVPQGIGVNIGFVGRTDGYNMAISAIDQALSIINTNPISTTFLGNIPPGIDISNTLNALKARYALAVGNYDLALSAANAVDLTKRSVLNFDVTTQNPIYQTATASNNVYQPIDSTLGLKVPLQPDLADQRVPFYTVINPTIPPRFRIKGFGVALDTPFPLYLPGEITLIKSEVYTRKNDLVNGLAELNKVVTKTAASDPFGVGASLPPVSVGSQQELLDQIYKHRCIELYMSGLKLEDMRRFNRPNSERGRNFYPYPNAERDNNPNTPKNPDF, from the coding sequence ATGATAAAAATCAACATAAAACGATCTCCCATTATCATATTGGCAGCTTGCTTTTTTATGGTGGTGGGATGCGGGAAAGATTTCTCAGATCCAACAAGGGTGCCTGAAGATGCTGTTTTTGGAACCTTACAAGGTTTAACGGGTGCAGTGATTGGCTTACAGCGCGATTATACATTTGGAAGAGCCAGCTCTTTGTATAACTCAGTGACCAGCAACGGATTTACCACTAAAGAGTTTTTCCTTGTTAACCCAGGCAATTTGCCTGAGGCTCAATTAAATACTGGAGGAATTGCAGTTGACGGGAATAACACTATTCTTGTAGGGTTGTGGTCCAATAGTAATAAAATTATTTACGATGCTAACAGGATAATTGAAGCATCACAGTTACAATCCGACAAAGGTTACGTAAGCGGCTTAATTGGTTATTCTACAATTTTCAAGGCCTTGGCATTGGGTAATATGGCAAGAGGTTGGGAGCAGGTGCCGCAAGGCATTGGAGTAAATATTGGCTTTGTAGGAAGAACAGATGGGTACAATATGGCAATTTCCGCAATTGATCAGGCATTGAGCATCATCAATACAAATCCTATTAGCACTACTTTCCTCGGTAATATTCCACCTGGCATTGATATTTCGAATACACTTAATGCCTTAAAAGCAAGGTATGCTCTTGCTGTAGGAAATTATGACTTAGCTTTATCTGCTGCCAATGCTGTTGACTTAACTAAAAGATCAGTATTGAATTTTGACGTAACAACACAAAACCCGATTTATCAGACCGCAACTGCATCCAACAATGTCTATCAGCCAATTGATTCTACTTTAGGGTTGAAAGTTCCTCTACAACCTGATCTGGCTGATCAACGGGTGCCTTTTTATACGGTTATTAATCCAACAATTCCTCCACGGTTTAGAATAAAAGGCTTTGGTGTTGCTTTAGACACTCCTTTTCCTCTTTATTTACCTGGAGAAATAACTCTGATAAAATCTGAAGTATATACTCGTAAAAATGATCTGGTGAACGGTTTGGCCGAATTAAATAAAGTGGTGACCAAAACAGCGGCTTCTGATCCATTTGGGGTAGGCGCTTCATTACCTCCGGTAAGCGTGGGTTCCCAACAAGAGTTATTAGATCAGATATATAAGCATAGGTGTATTGAGCTATACATGTCGGGTCTTAAGTTAGAAGATATGCGTCGCTTCAATAGGCCTAATTCTGAGAGGGGACGCAACTTTTACCCTTATCCAAATGCAGAAAGAGATAATAACCCTAATACTCCAAAAAATCCAGATTTTTAA
- a CDS encoding SusC/RagA family TonB-linked outer membrane protein, producing MQIIHSCRWLKFSITLLSLICLLLNPRAAIGQSSKYIINGVVKDAVTGETLPGVLVKIQNSSLATTTLEDGRYSLTATLSQGTYNLEFSLLGYKTLRKSVTLGSESTITMNGSLSQDVTGLDEVIVTGASAGTTRKQLGSYVSTVSAEQLNKGASSNILTSLQGKTAGAQIVQNSGDPGGGISVRLRGISSVYSGSEPLYIVDGVIVNNSTTRVTNTSSNYDGGNFVGNIGQNRMADINPSDIERIEVLNGAAAAAIYGSRANAGVIQIFTKRGSLGTPVVNFSTALTISELRNKLDVNQAPTKFGGSPDVQTQDILTPTLTNTTPVTRYDYQDDIFQTGVGSDNNISVSGGSDATKYFASASYFTNEGIIRNTGFTRYGLRFNLDQKIAKWVSFTSGLNYTNSSSKEKPDGNSFFSPMNSVTIIGNFHDIYTRNSLTGTLQAVGERGRVNPLSVIEDIKQRQETNRIIGNAGIKIFPVKNLTIDYTLGIDNYTQNGQTFIPPFPYNVNPDFYGGGPTLNATQNGYTGKASNTVFQINNEVNATYEWNISDEWASTTQLGYSSQYEKTSYSLLQGRGVVVETVNGASTVLPSTDVRGEISVSGAYLQENLKYKGHFFVTGAVRFDGSSVFGSENRDQVYLKASASYVLSSADYWKNFGVSSWWDVFKLRLAYGQSGNLTGIGAFERFNAYLTTPLLGKSAFYSSTQLANQNIAPERQNELEIGTDMAFLNNRISLQFNWYNKKVNDLLFPVVTAPTTGYSSLLDNVGSMENKGFEMVLNGTPVRKDNFSWNISFIFNRNRNKALGTGALRLLSTNSGAPIAIIEGEPIGVFYGTFFATDANGNLVTNTAGIPQFERGVQNSTLSYTTQRDANGLPTGAQLRRVIGDPNPDYTSTLVNDFIYKKLSFRFQLDAVQGVDVFNADFRTRQGVGNGKVAEQEHLGLLPRGYIAGIYTIEQWRIDDGSFVKLREISLGYNIGKLKFFKDLTVNVSGRNLVSWDDYKGYDPEVNAGGQSTVLRGIDFGAVPIPRTYSIGIQAKF from the coding sequence ATGCAGATAATCCACTCATGCAGGTGGTTAAAGTTTTCCATAACTTTACTATCATTAATTTGTTTGCTGCTAAATCCTAGAGCAGCAATTGGGCAATCGAGCAAGTACATAATTAATGGAGTTGTGAAAGATGCGGTTACCGGAGAAACATTGCCGGGGGTACTTGTAAAAATTCAAAATAGCAGCCTAGCTACTACTACCTTAGAAGACGGACGATATTCATTAACAGCTACACTAAGTCAGGGCACATACAATCTTGAATTTTCATTATTAGGGTATAAAACTTTACGTAAGTCAGTAACGTTAGGCTCAGAATCGACCATTACGATGAATGGATCGCTTTCACAAGATGTAACAGGATTGGATGAAGTAATTGTTACAGGTGCATCAGCCGGTACAACACGTAAACAATTAGGTAGCTATGTAAGTACTGTTAGCGCCGAACAGCTCAATAAAGGAGCTTCCAGCAATATTTTGACATCATTGCAAGGTAAAACAGCAGGAGCTCAAATTGTTCAAAACTCAGGAGATCCTGGAGGAGGAATTTCAGTTAGACTTAGAGGGATTAGCTCAGTTTACTCTGGATCAGAACCTTTATATATTGTTGACGGCGTTATTGTAAACAACTCAACTACCCGTGTAACCAATACATCAAGTAACTATGATGGAGGAAACTTTGTGGGTAATATTGGTCAGAATCGGATGGCGGATATTAATCCGTCAGATATTGAACGGATTGAAGTATTAAACGGGGCTGCCGCAGCTGCAATTTATGGATCAAGAGCTAATGCAGGGGTTATCCAAATATTTACCAAGCGAGGCAGTTTGGGAACGCCAGTGGTTAATTTTTCAACTGCTTTAACTATTAGCGAACTTCGGAACAAGTTGGATGTCAATCAGGCGCCAACAAAGTTTGGAGGGTCTCCGGATGTACAAACCCAAGATATTTTAACGCCAACACTTACCAATACCACACCTGTAACTCGTTATGATTATCAGGATGATATTTTTCAGACAGGGGTGGGGTCCGATAATAATATATCTGTAAGTGGAGGAAGTGATGCAACCAAGTATTTTGCATCGGCATCTTATTTTACCAATGAAGGAATTATTCGGAATACAGGATTTACCCGATACGGTTTGAGGTTTAATCTGGATCAGAAAATTGCTAAATGGGTAAGTTTTACCAGCGGGTTGAACTACACAAATAGCTCCTCAAAAGAAAAACCTGATGGTAATTCGTTTTTTTCTCCAATGAACTCGGTAACCATTATTGGTAATTTCCATGACATTTATACAAGGAACAGTTTAACAGGAACATTACAAGCGGTTGGCGAAAGGGGGCGGGTTAATCCACTTTCGGTAATTGAAGATATTAAACAGCGGCAAGAAACAAATCGAATAATAGGTAATGCAGGAATTAAGATCTTTCCAGTTAAAAACTTGACAATTGATTATACCCTTGGAATTGACAATTACACTCAAAATGGGCAAACATTTATTCCTCCGTTTCCTTACAATGTTAATCCTGACTTTTACGGTGGAGGACCTACTTTAAATGCCACACAAAACGGGTATACAGGTAAAGCCAGTAATACTGTATTTCAAATTAATAATGAAGTGAATGCTACTTATGAATGGAATATCTCCGATGAGTGGGCTTCTACGACACAACTAGGCTATTCAAGCCAATATGAAAAGACTTCCTATTCATTACTTCAGGGTAGGGGTGTTGTTGTTGAAACTGTAAATGGGGCTAGTACTGTACTTCCAAGTACAGATGTGAGGGGGGAGATATCTGTTTCCGGGGCGTATTTGCAGGAAAACTTAAAATATAAAGGACATTTCTTTGTTACAGGTGCAGTTCGTTTCGACGGATCTTCGGTATTTGGTTCGGAGAATCGGGATCAGGTATATTTAAAAGCAAGCGCCAGTTATGTGTTATCGTCCGCTGATTATTGGAAAAACTTTGGTGTTTCATCTTGGTGGGACGTGTTTAAATTGAGGTTAGCTTATGGCCAATCCGGAAACTTAACAGGTATTGGAGCGTTTGAACGATTTAATGCATATCTCACCACTCCTTTATTAGGGAAGTCAGCTTTTTATTCGAGTACTCAACTTGCAAATCAGAACATCGCACCTGAACGTCAGAACGAATTAGAGATAGGGACGGATATGGCCTTTTTGAACAATCGGATTAGCCTTCAGTTTAATTGGTATAATAAAAAGGTTAATGACCTTCTTTTCCCTGTTGTAACAGCGCCAACAACAGGCTACTCTAGTTTATTGGACAATGTTGGGTCGATGGAAAATAAGGGATTTGAAATGGTGTTGAATGGTACTCCAGTACGAAAGGATAATTTTAGTTGGAATATTTCATTTATCTTTAACAGAAACAGAAACAAAGCCCTCGGAACTGGAGCTCTGAGATTGTTAAGTACTAATTCCGGCGCTCCTATTGCCATTATTGAAGGCGAGCCAATTGGTGTGTTTTATGGGACTTTCTTTGCAACAGATGCAAATGGGAATTTAGTAACTAATACAGCCGGGATTCCTCAGTTCGAGCGTGGAGTGCAAAATTCAACACTGTCATACACGACTCAACGAGATGCTAATGGACTTCCTACAGGAGCACAACTCCGCAGAGTGATTGGAGATCCCAATCCCGACTATACCTCAACCTTAGTAAATGACTTTATCTATAAGAAGTTATCTTTCCGATTTCAACTTGATGCTGTTCAGGGGGTAGATGTGTTTAATGCTGATTTCAGGACCCGACAGGGAGTTGGAAACGGTAAAGTTGCAGAGCAAGAGCATCTGGGCTTATTACCTCGTGGATACATAGCAGGAATTTATACGATTGAACAATGGCGTATAGATGATGGTTCTTTTGTTAAACTAAGGGAAATATCATTGGGTTATAATATCGGTAAGCTTAAGTTTTTTAAAGATTTAACAGTTAATGTAAGCGGACGTAACCTTGTTTCATGGGATGATTATAAAGGTTATGATCCTGAGGTAAATGCAGGTGGGCAAAGCACGGTATTAAGAGGAATTGACTTTGGTGCTGTTCCTATTCCACGGACTTATAGTATTGGAATTCAAGCTAAGTTTTAA
- a CDS encoding SRPBCC family protein, protein MKVLKFLAIILIALVAIFIILGIWAPKDYQLERSIVINAPQEIVFDHMVHFKKWTLWSPWKKFDPVMKEVVNGEDGNVGATYHWVGNKQVGEGEIVSKKVTDTRMDYDMLFIRPFESRSQGWVIALPIDDGTKATWGFKTKYEFPFNVMMMFMDMDKTLGKSFDDGLMMLKEISEKESQKTVNP, encoded by the coding sequence ATGAAAGTTCTTAAGTTTTTAGCAATTATCCTAATTGCCTTGGTTGCTATATTCATTATTTTGGGCATTTGGGCTCCTAAAGATTATCAATTAGAACGATCAATTGTCATAAATGCTCCTCAAGAAATAGTGTTTGATCATATGGTGCATTTTAAAAAATGGACCCTTTGGTCACCATGGAAAAAGTTTGATCCTGTTATGAAAGAGGTTGTAAATGGAGAGGATGGAAATGTGGGTGCAACCTATCATTGGGTTGGCAATAAGCAAGTTGGGGAAGGTGAAATAGTGAGTAAAAAGGTAACAGATACCCGAATGGACTACGACATGCTGTTTATTAGACCTTTTGAAAGTCGTTCACAAGGATGGGTTATTGCCCTTCCAATAGATGATGGGACTAAAGCTACTTGGGGATTTAAAACAAAGTATGAGTTTCCTTTTAATGTGATGATGATGTTTATGGATATGGATAAAACCTTAGGAAAAAGTTTTGATGACGGTTTGATGATGCTTAAAGAAATATCAGAGAAAGAATCCCAAAAAACAGTTAATCCATAA
- a CDS encoding glycosyltransferase family 2 protein: MAYKKILPKLALVVPCYNEEAVLETTINELSQLLNEYKLKGIIDAQSFLLFVDDGSRDNTWNVLVSNSTEFINAIKLSNNVGQQYALLAGLTFVTNKVDCCVSLDADLQDDVSVLEQMLLEYKEGSQIVYGVRSSRATDKALKRGAARMFYKLMHRLGVDMIYDHADFRLLSNKVLKELQHYREVNLFLRGLFPLMGFKSSQVYYERRERKAGITKYPFRKMIQLAINGITSFSNLPLKMITYIGFAVFVGSFIISLWVLFQRFFGLTVPGWASITLPMYFLGGVQLLALGIIGEYLGKIYLETKARPRYHIDEEL; the protein is encoded by the coding sequence ATGGCATATAAGAAAATTCTGCCAAAGTTGGCTTTGGTAGTACCATGTTATAATGAAGAAGCAGTTCTAGAAACTACTATCAATGAGTTGTCTCAACTTCTAAATGAGTACAAATTGAAGGGGATTATTGACGCTCAAAGCTTCCTATTGTTTGTAGATGACGGTAGTCGAGATAATACATGGAACGTATTAGTGAGCAATTCAACAGAATTCATTAACGCCATAAAACTTAGTAATAATGTAGGGCAGCAATATGCACTTTTAGCCGGATTAACATTCGTAACTAATAAGGTTGATTGTTGCGTATCATTAGATGCCGATTTACAAGATGACGTTTCTGTATTGGAGCAAATGCTGCTTGAATATAAGGAAGGCTCTCAAATCGTTTATGGAGTTCGTAGTAGCCGAGCTACCGATAAGGCGTTGAAACGTGGTGCGGCACGAATGTTTTATAAACTTATGCACCGCCTTGGTGTGGACATGATTTATGATCATGCTGATTTTCGATTGCTTTCTAATAAAGTACTTAAGGAGCTTCAGCACTATCGTGAAGTAAATTTGTTCTTGCGCGGGTTATTTCCATTGATGGGTTTTAAATCATCCCAGGTTTACTACGAGCGCAGAGAAAGAAAGGCTGGAATAACTAAATACCCTTTCAGGAAGATGATTCAGCTTGCGATCAATGGTATAACATCCTTTTCCAATCTTCCTTTAAAAATGATCACATACATTGGCTTTGCTGTGTTTGTTGGTTCATTTATAATAAGTTTATGGGTGTTGTTTCAGCGTTTCTTTGGTCTTACGGTTCCTGGCTGGGCATCTATTACTTTACCTATGTATTTCTTAGGAGGAGTTCAACTACTTGCCCTCGGTATTATAGGGGAATATCTAGGCAAAATCTACCTTGAAACCAAAGCTCGTCCTCGCTATCACATTGATGAAGAGCTTTAA